From one Phycodurus eques isolate BA_2022a chromosome 6, UOR_Pequ_1.1, whole genome shotgun sequence genomic stretch:
- the fbxw7 gene encoding F-box/WD repeat-containing protein 7 has product MGFYGTLKMIFYKMKRKLDHGPEVRSFPSGKKPCKGPEYPSPTGIVPCPATPTTFGHIRAANGQGQQRRRITSIQPPSGLQEWLRTFQSWTGPEKLLALDELIDICEPTQVKHMMQVIEPQFQRDFISLLPKELALYVLSFLEPKDLLQAAQTCRYWRILAEDNLLWREKCREEGIDEPLPLKKRKIVKPGFIHSPWKSAYIRQHRIDTNWRRGDLKSPKVLKGHDDHVITCLQFCGNRIVSGSDDNTLKVWSAITGKCLRTLVGHTGGVWSSQMRDNIIISGSTDRTLKVWNAETGECIHTLYGHTSTVRCMHLHEKRVVSGSRDATLRVWDIETGQCLHVLMGHVAAVRCVQYDGRRVVSGAYDFMVKVWDPETETCLHTLQGHTNRVYSLQFDGVHVVSGSLDTSIRVWDVETGNCIHTLTGHQSLTSGMELKDNILVSGNADSTVKIWDIKTGQCLQTLQGPHKHQSAVTCLQFNKNFVITSSDDGTVKLWDLKTGEFIRNLVTLESGGSGGVVWRIRASNTKLVCAVGSRNGTEETKLLVLDFDVDMK; this is encoded by the exons CCCAACGGGAATCGTGCCGTGCCCGGCCACGCCCACCACATTTGGACACATCCGGGCAGCCAACGGTCAGGGCCAGCAGAGGCGCCGTATCACCTCCATCCAGCCACCGTCGGGGCTCCAGGAATGGCTCCGGACGTTTCAG agcTGGACTGGCCCTGAGAAGCTGCTAGCGCTGGACGAGTTGATTGACATCTGCGAGCCCACGCAGGTGAAGCATATGATGCAGGTCATCGAGCCGCAGTTTCAGCGCGACTTCATCTCCCTGCTGCCCAAAGAG CTGGCTTTGTACGTGCTCTCATTCCTGGAGCCCAAAGACCTCCTCCAAGCGGCCCAGACGTGTCGCTACTGGCGCATTCTGGCAGAAGACAACTTGCTGTGGAGAGAGAAATGCAGAGAAGAAG GTATCGATGAGCCTTTGCCCCTCAAGAAGAGGAAAATTGTCAAGCCCGGCTTCATTCACAGCCCCTGGAAGAGTGCCTACATCAGGCAGCACAGAATAGACACTAACTGGAGGAGAGGGGACCTCAAATCACCCAAG GTGCTGAAAGGTCACGATGACCACGTGATCACCTGCCTTCAATTCTGCGGCAACCGCATTGTCAGCGGATCTGACGACAACACGCTCAAAGTCTGGTCAGCTATCACGGGAAAG TGTCTGCGGACGTTGGTGGGCCACACAGGTGGTGTGTGGTCATCGCAGATGCGCGACAACATCATTATCAGCGGCTCTACCGATCGCACACTCAAGGTCTGGAATGCAGAGACGGGAGAATGTATCCACACCCTCTACGGGCATACCTCAACAGTGCGCTGTATGCATCTGCACGAGAAAAG GGTGGTGAGTGGCTCTCGGGACGCCACACTACGCGTATGGGACATCGAGACGGGCCAGTGTTTACATGTCCTCATGGGCCACGTGGCGGCAGTGCGCTGTGTCCAGTACGACGGGCGGCGGGTGGTCAGCGGTGCCTACGACTTCATGGTCAAAGTGTGGGACCCAGAGACGGAGACATGCCTCCACACGCTCCAGGGCCACACCAACCGGGTGTACTCATTACAA tTCGACGGAGTCCACGTGGTGAGCGGCTCGCTGGACACGTCCATCAGAGTGTGGGACGTGGAAACGGGGAACTGCATCCACACCCTGACGGGCCACCAGTCCCTCACCAGTGGCATGGAGCTCAAAGACAACATCCTGGTGTCTGGGAACGCCGACTCCACCGTCAAGATCTGGGACATCAAGACGGGCCAGTGTCTGCAAACGCTGCAAG GTCCGCACAAGCACCAGAGCGCCGTCACGTGCCTGCAGTTCAACAAGAACTTTGTGATCACCAGCTCGGACGACGGCACGGTCAAGCTGTGGGACCTGAAGACAGGCGAGTTCATCCGCAACCTGGTGACCCTAGAGAGCGGCGGCAGCGGCGGTGTGGTGTGGCGCATACGGGCCTCCAACACCAAGCTGGTGTGCGCCGTGGGCAGCCGCAACGGCACCGAGGAGACCAAGCTGCTCGTGCTCGACTTTGACGTTGACATGAAGTGA